The nucleotide sequence ttttatttttagtacaCAAGGTGGACAGACAATCGAACtttccattttcttctttcttccaaATGGAGCATCCTGTATTTTATAGGACTAATAGAATATTTATTCCCTGTACCCAAAGTttattgaaactgaaaaaatcaatgGAATGGAGAAAAACTTACCATTTCAAACAACAGTCTCACCATCTTTTCAGATTCACCTCTATATTTTGAAGTTAAAGTAGATGAGGAGACATTGAAAAAGGTTGTCCCACATTCTGTAGCTACTGCTTTTGCTAACATTGTTTTTCCTGTTCCTGGAGGTCCAACCATAAGTACACCTTTCCAAGGTCTTCTTATTcctaaaatcaaatttcataataaactcGAGATGAAGTCTTAGGTTTGAAAGACAAAAATTTAGATTATCAATTTATATCAGAATgattatataatttagaaagtaTAGAGTCTCAGATATAAGTAGCATATTATTATAcaagataaattgaaattactatAGCACCATATATACCAGGATTAATCAATAATATGTTATCTTATGTCACTTAGTTTTCCATTACAATTTGTATTGTTTATTGGCTattaaaatccattttatagaaaacgtgattataattttttatttttctataatttgaattactagtataaataactattttaaacTTTACTGTTTCTTTTTGGGTAGGAATTAGTTACATATTTCCATGTACTgacattttaccaaataaaagtattatttagtatttgtcATTGTGATTACTTTAAatttaattcagaaaaaatttaggaacctttaaaaaaatctggCATCCACATAGGCCATACTACAGCTTCCTCAAGTAGTCTCTTTGCCTCATGAAGATCAGCAATGTCATCCCAAtgtatatttggatttttcTGCACAATATCCCTTTCTAAAGTATCAGCTAATTCTCTCTCCATACCATGACATTCAAACTTTTTCTCATCTGttggttcatttttttcattattttctgaGTCTTTATGATCTTTTTCTGGTTTATTATCTCCAATCCTTTCAGATCTTGATGATGTAGGTCTTTCCTCCTTTTTGATAGATTTGGAGTGtctatttatttcaagttttttagcAGTAGATGATCCTGCTCTAGATGCTGGGTACTTCTTGGCATCTGATCTTTTTGCTACTGCAATTCTTGATTTTGGACCATTgctattgaataatatatattagaaacTAAAAATTCATGAAGATTTTCCAATTTTACATCTAGGTATAGACtgtaacaaaaaacatttttcttgcGATAAATGTGACTTTTaagattcaataaatatattcattcttCCAGAGCTTGAGGTTCAAATTCTATAACTTGAGCTGAAATATATGGGGGCTTTctttatcatttaaatttcattaggatttttcaagtttcaaaataaCCATGTACctgtaaattttttgaaataatgaatatcaCTTTTAACATGCTAAACATCATGTAGCTATGTAGAAAAGAAATccaatatattataaatgaagaaTGGGACACAAAATTTTAGACACATTTATTCATAAGAAAGTTCTTTTGATACAGTCTGATACATAatagtataaattttttcatatttacatattcaaaaataaatatatgttacCTGTGATCTACTGGTGTTGGAGGAGGCCAAATATCTGGATCATTTTGAGAAAATGCATCAGAATTTGTTATATCTGCTAAATTTGGTTCATCTCTTTTTCTAACACCGGTGGGAACTTCTACACTAGTTTCCAAACGAAGAGTTTGCAACATTGTCTTTAGAATTTTTACATGTTCATATTCAGAACTAACTTGTTTCTGTACCTATGGCGATTATATTATGTTCACTATTGTGTatagtgttaaaaatattaatcttaCCTGTTGCCATTTGGTTTTTCTAAGAGAATCTGATATAACTAGAATAAGTTTAGAAATCATTTGTAAGCATCCTTCATAGTAAACTTCTGAACTTTCATAATTTCCTAACATAGTCATTTCTCGAGCCAGCCTAACGTTATCAGATATTTCTTTAATACTTACTGCCATTCTGTAGGGAATTGTCTATATGATTAAAATAGTATTCGTGTTAAATCAGTTTTCtgtgtttagaaaaaaaatattatatccaATCGGCAAGAACCACTTCTTTTtcttcacatagttttttgGTCTCCACCTTGACAATACTTAGCCCGATTCGTTTTTAGCTTCTTATCGAAAGACACTTTTAAAGAGCAAAATTACGATacataaaaattccaaaacataaataaaaatcggGCGTGTAGCCCTATGGTGTAGCCTGTGACCCCTCTTGGAGAATTCCAGTACTGTACCAAAGGTGAACAACATAACATCAATGTTCTATTAGCAAATCACATAAATAAGTTGAATTAAAATTGTTGTTGTttgataagaaataataaaattttaatttttctaatatttgagGTTTCATAAAGTATGCTTGTATATATTGTCCTACAATTTAACAATGATGGTGGTAATAATGGCTGGGAGTAATATTGATATGACCAAGTCAAATGTAAGTTAATCACCAGTTATAAGTTCATATCCTTCCGTTTCAATATGtaacaatttctcaaaaactttgaactttgtataaatatatgattTCCAGAATAATCACAAAGTATTCTGAGCTTTTGGCAACATTGGAACCTACTTGATTTAAACTTCAAGGTAAAGTCATCTTTGCCGTAATTGACGTTTGTAATTTTGTATCATCGTTTAACAAGTCTTGGAAGTTagcaatattttgtaaaacataAACGAAAATGGCTTCTAAAGGGTTATATTACACTCCTCCTGGTACAGACGGATCGGAACATGAACATAGACAACGAGTCGCTAGTCGCTATCAAACAAGGTAAAAATCATTAACCTtacaaattacaataaaattgcCAACGATCTTGAGAATATGCCAAAATCtgaaactattcaaaaatatcaattgttgTTCTTTTTAGCGCTTTAAATAAGTCGAGACTGAAATGGTGCATCTTCTTCCATTATATACTATTCTTTGTGATGCTTGCTAAGCTCTCAGCTGATATACTGgataaattagatattttcattCTGGAAATTGAAGAACTTGATATCCCAAAGGTAAAGTTAATACTTTTAGTTAAACAgaaagtttatatttatatttacagcCTCTACGTTGGGAATATCTATGGTGCATAAGCTTGCTGTTATCCTTCATGGCTTTAGAAGCCATTAAGAAGAATAAGATATCTTTAATAAGAAATTACATGATTGGACTGGTTCTGTTTGGATTTCTGCCTCTAGTTTATgctttttcttattatttgccCGATGTTTTAGTTTATGTCTTGCATGAAGAAGAATATGAGATTGAGGAAATCCATATGTGGCGGgtatttgagttttttaatataagttGTAGAAATCAATATATTGGTcctataaatttcatttatattgtaTGATAATTGGATACTTCTTTTAGGGCTATCCATATGGTATGCTGTGGTATGCATTTATTCTGTTGGCAACACAAGTTCACATATTTTCCATGTTCTTTTCTTGGAATTTGTTCAAAGCTTGGAAACGCAAAGTTGACAGAACTGATTAAAGTAATGCTGATTTATAAAACACATTGCTCATTGTTGATTAGttcaaatgtttaaattttgtttatttaaatgtGTTTGGAATAATTGTTAAAGCATCATTAAATATGATAGCTTCTTTTACTTCCACAAGGCTGTTTTCACTAGTCATGAACATACTTTGATGCACAATTTTAACAAAACctgttgatatttttatataaatcactCCATAGTTATAATTCTAGATTAATGTAAGGTATGGAAGCGAATGGATTTGATTTTATAGAAAGAAAACTAGCTCATACCTTAAACATGTTAAAATTAtacatatcaaaatataattggtgatttatataaaataatttgctcATACTGCTGTAAGTACTcctgtcatatttttttaattggagaCTCAAGAAAGGAACAAATTGTGCATTGTACATAAAGCATCTATGCCAAAACTCACCATACACATTGTACCTTTTCCACTTTTATACCTATTATTCAGGTAAATTCCTAAATAACTTGTTCATTTGGTCTTATATATTCCTTTGAATTGTTTAtagtaaattattcatttgtttttctatataatagATTAATTTTCAGTATGCAATATGGAATTGTGTACCTTAAATGAGAGACCATTTTTGAAGCTCTATTTCGatgaataaaagtttattttatagcctttacttttatttaatacCACCCAAAGTGTCACATaataatactgattattttGCATTTCCAATGAAAGTAACTGTTAACCACAGACACAAAGGAAATTCCAGCTCAATTTGCCCCCAAGATAAAGAAATGtgatatattcttattttattatattgaagaaataacAAGTCGCTCtttatttgaaaacttgttcttgttttctgaaatatttcacaataaaatggaaattgatgcagagtttaaaataaattgcgCTGTGCAGTTAACTGATAAAAAGTGTTAATACATGTGTACATTGTATTACATCTAAATGTGTATGAGAGAATTGGTAAGCATGTGGCTGGCAACTATAAACTGCACACATATGAGgtgaattcaaattattgaacCTGGTATTTCCATGTActgaataattagaaaaaataaataacagaaaGGAGTGTCAGTTTGATCAGTATACTTTTGAAGAAGCATCAAAGCAATACatgtattattatttctttataagCAAACTTCCGTTGATTTAGGGAATATGTCCATTAAATGTAACATAtaaattgtttctttatttatcatCGTATTGCTTCATCGTCAATCCAGCATTTTCGAAAATACAATAATAGTAATATGTTTGGAGCcgtaataattatgatattagGTAATATTATTAGATCCAAATCGGAATCAGCTGAAGAGAACATAAAAAAGTACATAACGCAACAGAGGAACAAAGGCTGTAGGACAAACATTATttcagataattattttttaattgtaggaaatatttatttttacttatggAAATTTGGGTTTGTTATATCTTATTTAACCCTTCATACTTTATTTAAGCGACTGCAAGAAATAGAGGAAAGAGATATTGTCGTCTGAGCTAGAGTGGAGGTTCTTGGGCTAGCAATAAAGGCTTTCAGCAGGGCTCGACCGGAATGCATCCAAATAGTCAGATAGAATTGTGTAACAAGTTGAGAGCTTTTAGTTGGGATTCATTTACAGCGATGTAAATTAAGCTACCATAATTGAGTGCATTGGTGCtctatatattttcagcagGTGTAAGTCCTGGGATAATTAGAGACTTGCGCTActgtaaaagaaaatttttctagGCAGTTGTGTACGTGGTGAGTCGTGAGCTTTATAATATCGTAGTGTCAATACTACAACTAGGTAACTATAATTACAATTCAGCTGTTTCGAGCAAAACGCAAATTAAAGTTTCACTACGATTTTGGAAGATTGTAGAGACTACATGTCTCgttttttccacaattttgtGAGAATTGACGAAAAACCGTCCTTGAAATTTAATGTATcctaaaaaaaatcagttaccTAGTTTTAGCAAAAAGGATATTTTTGAAGTTGAGTTAGAAGTGCTTACATAATGATTAATGTCGTTGTTAGTAAATGTCAAACTAAATAATTCTAACATATTTAGCAAGCAGAGTAGTAAAATGAATAGTTTATTTAgtattataagtttttattgacaataatgttaataatattttttacaagcAACAAATCAAAATCGATAAAATCAAACGAtgttattcaattaaaaattcagttaaaaataatatagataatagATTTTCGTTGCAAGAATAATCAAAATCGCTTCGGGCTCACCGACATCATGAGGCAGAGTGCTGGCGGCTTTATCGAGAACAAAAAAATCAGATACCAGTGTTTCAAGGAGGTGATGGGGATTGGTTGGTCATACCGCTGCTTCAGCTGCAACAATGTGTGCCAACGActtcttttattaaaatctaaGATTTTGAAGGGTTCATCAAGATTCTCCCTGATTTCATCCTATACGGTTCGGATTTTTTGAAACGCATCCAGCTCATTTTTTGACACCGCCCTTCCTCTGAGTCTCCACCCTTCTTCCGATTCGTAAGATTTTCCTTAATAAAAAGCTTGTAATCATTGCAATTTTCGATATGAAGATCGAACTTTGCTGAGTTCAGTATGTGTATGTATATGGTAAAATTGTAAGTAGTGAGTCTTCGTTTATAAAATAGAGCATTGTTGGCTAGATCAGATGGTACGAGGAGAACTTGCTGCAAATCGAAATTAGCACATACAAATTCACCATTCAAATTTTGTCCTTCTTCTTGTCTTTCCTTTTTTTCGGCACGAGATCTGTCTTTTAGCTGTAAGTGCTTCGTATACTCTTCCTTCAAGGTTTCTTTCTCGTTTGATGAAGCATTGGTGTAATGAGAGCAAACTCAGCACtgatcatttttttgatgatgaaaTCCCAAATTGTAGCACTCGttgaacatttttctataaaaaggTACAGTTGCCTTAGGTTCACCATTTTCACTCCAAACCTGAATGTACTTGTTATACATTTAGTTAATGTTCAGACTTTGATCCAGGTAAATGCGCTTGGTGGTTGTACTACAGTAATAAGACGACATTACATTTTGTGGAGCTGGTGGAATTTGCTTCTTGATGTGTCTCCCTCTCTTATCTTCTTGATTAGTAATTTCGGTAGTTCCCTTTTTCATCGCTATGTCTACAACACCTTTTTTAATGTCCAAGGTATTGAGGAACATTGTCTTGCACACTGCAGTTTTAGCACGGTGGTTTCATTTGGATAGCAGGAATGACTTTCTTCCGTGAAGTTACATAGGATTCGCCACTAGCCCTCTTTTCCTTGCTTAAAGTCCTTGCCCATTTGCTTTGACATCTAGGCTGTTTTCGAAATTTCGCCGTTGACGTTGGAAACACCTTCATTCCATTAAGACGTCCACTGCTGTTCTTGGGATCCAATGTGTATGCAGGTATTCAGTGTCACTTACAGAGGTTTCGTCTGTAGACATTTCCTCTGGGCAAAATTCAAGTTCATCCGAATCATAATTGAAGTTGAGAGTGTCGAGTTTCTCACCTGGTCTTCTAGTGTTGGTTTCAGCCGAATGACTGGGCCCAGGGATGGAATTGCTATTGTAGGATGTACCAATCAAATTCCCCATTTCCTCTGgttgtatattgtatatttctCTAGTGacgagaaatataaaattagaatacttGATTGTAAACCACTAGGTATATAAGTAAAGTGTTTGATGAATAGTTACTTACAAATCTCTGAAGTAAGATTATTTACTCTGCGATCTTCAGGTATTGCGTGATGACGAGAGGATGGACTACATGATCTAGCTTCTGATTTCAATCTGCAGTCGTTACCTACatcaatataaatgaatgtaaattgtaaaattattatatattttcctaaTGTAATTTAAAACCGGTACAGGCAAGGCTTACATGAATAGTAGATAGAACTTTTTTGCATAAAAACTcgaatgataaaatatataaaacgtaaattgaaaataaactacTTAGAGGTACTTCAACCCGACACCTGCATCACGAATTTTCTGATATAACTAAGTGAGCGATGATCAGATATCAACCAAAATCAACAGGTCTCaactgaaaatcaaatttttctaagatgtgagaagaaaaaaaaagttaaaattacaGTATTGAATTGTAAATACattacaatttaattttaatacgGCGTCCTTCATTGCTTTCTACGCTTACCCGGTAGAATTCATTGCACGGAATAACCTGTTGGCTGCGCTATTTTCGTCTTTTTCAAATACGTTTGAACTTACGTACGTTTAAAGTGTATGTAAATCCAATTGTTCTGAACTGATGATTCAATAATGTCCGGAATAAATTCGTgttcatgaaataattgaaaaaccgATAAAGGTACGCTAACTGAACAACTATTCCGATAATTTTAATTTCGGcattctatttcatttttctgtaaGTTCTAGTCTAAAAATCCTTTTGAACACTATTTGATATGGACAAAATGAGTTAGTATCCACAATTACCTAAGTAAATTATTGAGTCGGTAACGGTATTTTAATGGATTGAGTAATATAATTATACTTACTTATGTTGATGTCGCATGAATGCAATATATGTTTTGTTCTTGAAGCCATCTTTgaattttataagaataaagCACTAAATATCACACACTGTTTATATCCAACTAACTCAAAAATGTAGAGGCCTTATCTTAACCTTACCAAGACAACTAGAGCCACCTGTTGATTCAAAAATCAAGCCCCAGACTTGTAGTTGTATAACTAGACATGTTGAGTTGTCCAATTGTTGCTTCAATTTTGCAGTTCTTCTAAGTCTAACAACTAGATGAATGAACTTATCTAGTTGtagatagaaatttttttctgatcatCAACTTATATAGTTTTGAAAACTCTAAATAACTCCTGTAGAATGTCTACAACAGATACCTAGTTGTAGTATGGCGTGGACCTCACCTAATGGGATTTATCTTTGCACTTACCCAGATTTCGCCAAATTTGCAGTGACCTAGTTGTAGTACTCGCCCCACGATATGTAGAGCCCCTCATGGGGCTactaaaaagtgattttaaaattgattacaTTTTAACTGGCTGTAGTTGATTTgatttgtagaaacttgaaaaaactgaaatttttatggtttttaattgtcaacAACGAACAACGAATAACAAAAGTTAATgcatcaaaaattaaaatactttagtcaattaaaaaatattaaaaaatactaaactaagaggagaagaacaaaactaaaaattaaactaaatgttcgaaatggttgcccccaacttccaaacatttttgaattcttCTTAAAAACCCGTGCTGAATGGCGTTTCGAATTTATTGCTGTGAAAGAGTTCGAAATGCATTTCGAACTCTTTCCtgacattttttttgtagttagCGGCGAAGCATACacgatatattttatacaaccccaaagaaaaaattctaaTGGGGTGATATCCGGTGAACGGGGAGGTCATTGATGCAGTCCATCGTGTGCTATCCATCGGTCTTCAAAATGAGtctgtaaaaagttatttaccaGCGCACTATTGTGTCGTGGGgctcaaattcaaattttcgtcaTAAAAATGTACCACCAGCATACTGTCATTTTTATTGCagcaaaaacattgaaatttccAGTACCCTTGAAATTGTCTTTCACGCAACATGTGAGGATTAGTATCACTCCAATAATGGGAGTTACGCCggttaaatattccattcttttgaATTTTACACTCATTTGTTCAAATTAAGTTTTGTAAAAGTCTACCtgagttttaattaatataaattcacaaaaagcAATTCTTCTTTGATCGTCACCTGGCTTTAAATTTTGTACCAACGAGATTGTATACGGATGGAACTTTTCGCAtcggttaatgaattttcaggatACGCTCTGAAGTATCCCAAGACTGTAAtttcattggcttcattgtGTACGACAGGTTTCAATTTGCTGCACGGTGCAACAAACTGACCGTGGGTTTTACAATTATCAATGAGCTGCGTAAGTGTATCAGGGGTGGGTCGTGGTCTATCCGGATATCGCAAACGGAAAGTATCGCAGGCTCGTTTAATAACTCTATCACATTCGCCGTATATTATCAGGAAATTGAGATAATCTTCAACAATAAATCCTAAACGAGACATGATGAACATTTTTGCAACGCTTAAACGTTaagttgttttaattttttatttgtttgttgatatgttagcttTTTTTGGTCAATCCAGACAACCGACAATTAAAaacgtagaatccaatggtaaagagaaaaatgggggctgctgtttgaaaaaattaagtttatgaaGTTTTTAGATTCGGCatcattttctgaacaccccgtataaatttttgtcaagaggttttctcatattttgaaagctataagtgttatttgtccaaaccccaaaaatattagacctgactcacttaaacttagaaatataatatttgtagTAGAGGGCTGCAGGTGtcgaaaaattaagaaaatgtgaaataattaaaaaaatgtggactttaggcatacgatgctttatattgtaattttgcatagattccaaaaatttaataaaaactattattatattattatatttgcgAGCTCGGTAGTTTcgttaagttttaattttttctgcaTTGTAATATTACAGTTTTTAAGAGATTTGTCtcttaaaaatttgatattgaaaacaCTTCTGATGCAGAagtgattaatttttcaatgttgtGTCGAGAGAGGGGCTAATTCTGTAAATGTTTTTATCATTGTCTTTATTACAACTATATACCAATTTATCCAGCCTTGTTCATATTCTACTTTGATGAATCTTCTGTATAGCTTGTGTATCATGTGTTGTATTGTTGAAAGTATAATTAACACAAGGGATAATTTCTCGATATGATAAACCAATATGACAAAGGCCATTTTTCTACTCGTCTACTGTCGAAATCGCTAACTTGTTACTATTTTGAGGTCTTCGTATTTGAGCCGTATTGTTATGCTTAACATAAGTAGACGAATTTCCAATAACTAATACCATCTATACTATTGAGATTTCGTGAATAGGttcctttaaaaaattgttttgtgaaCATGATAAAATACAAAACGTTGATATTGTTATCATAATTTGTTGACTTTCTCCGAATATGATTATTATTTGCCAAATAATCAAGGACAAGAAATTATTCCTTTCCGGTGTAACACTTCTAATGCTCCTGGGTATATAGGATTTCACAAAAGTTGATATtgccattattatttttacacaGATAAAATATTGCACTTTACCAAGTAATGCTAATTAATCGTTTCTCTATACACCTGTATGGATTTAAACccatatttagttttttttttaattttctaagtACTTACAAAATATCTGGATTTCGAATATTGCTTTGCCTAATTGATTTACTCCCATTATGAGCGCATGAGCACTGAGATTACGGTAATAGTTTCAGAAACTACAGCATCTTGAGGGTATACTTGCTCATTATAATTTTCCGACATAATCTTAGGTGAATGTTTACTTTTGCGAGCCAATTGAAAATTGGGATCCTCGTCGGAGTCATCAATATAACTTTTATCGCTCTGAATTggtgaaatataataatttggtGTGCCAGAATTTTGTTGCTTGGAAATGCTGGAGATAGGCAATGTATCAGCCACTGATAAGATGGGACGAGTTTCTTGAGATGAAACTTCAAAACTAGTTGACGTTTTCTTCAAGTTATCTTTCTTCTTCTATCATATTTACCGACCATGTCTCATTGTTTTCCTGAAAAAGGGTGATACTTATTGTACTTACTTAAAGGGTTATGTGCACCAAAGTTTTGTAAATAGCCTTCAATTTAGCATTTTTAACCTCGTTAGCGACATTGGGGAATACCAACTAAAGGGAGCTGAATCTATTAAATTTAAAGgcgacaaaaaaataataatttgaagaaaacttTATAGCTAATAgcaaaacaatttaatttaggTAGGTTTCAAAGAAATGTGAGCGTTTAAAATACATCTTAATAAAACAGAGTTAACTCAAAATTCgaaaatgattcatttatttggcaacaactcaaaataaaaatttgctcACCTTACCAGCAGTACGGTCTTAACTCAAAATGTTGTACTAATTTACTCAAAACTTACCACCTACAAACGATAACTCAAAATAAATACTGTTGAAAATGTCAATAATACAGATAGAAATAACTTTAAATTGTTCAACGGGCACGTGCACttcgattatatttttgaatacaattaGCAATTTTCCTGTTTTGGTGGGAGGTAAGCGGGGGTATCGCTTGTTCAACAAAAAGGAGACTCGGTGCCATTTAGCATCCAGTACCAGAGATATTATTAAACCTGTTTCATTGGTCGATAGGATTTCGGCTCGGAATTCGATGATGTGCTTTAGATCTAGATGTGTGATATATCCATAGAGATATTgagatatatattttattaattactacTTTCACAAACAAAACTATAATGCCTTCAAGCGAGAAGCACAATTACTGTGAACCACAGTAATGGTCTATGGccagtttatttcaaaatgtttgattatATGTTAATGATATGTGATGAATGTGGAGAAGAagtaagtattttaaaaaacattgtgAGGGTGGAGGCGCACTTAACGATTGTTCTTTACGAAAGCactatgtttttaataaaaattaattccaaacgCTTGTTTCTTTCTCAGTAGTCCCCTACTACTTTTACAGGTTTCCTTATTTTCTCACAAGCAATCACCTTCCAGTGTGTTTACTAGGGTGTCAATGTACGACAGATAAagacatgaaaataataaattgttcctAGTTTAAACACACAATCTAACAGAACTCGataagcaattttttaattaagcAGAACAGTTTTAATTCATTCGTATATAATTGATTACTAACAACAGCCGTTCGcaacaaatacataaaatattatggCCTTCAACAATCACACAAAACTGTGTGAGTGTATTTACTAAAACGAAGCCTTCTATCAATAAAATGTTGCGATAAACTCGCGCTGCCTCATCTAGAAAAAGCAAGGGCTACTGCCATTACGTGTCTGTACAAtgataagtttttatttctaatcgttgaataaaatattaaattagttgTTTGTACTAGTTTATTGTGCGGTACAAAGTGTGTTAGGCGCGTAGTGCAACCAAAACTCCCACAGTAGCAAATCCTAATTAGTTAGTGATTCCAAAATGCCTACAAGGTCTGAATATAGTGAAAGAGAAGCATGCGAACCTTTGGTGATAAAAACAGGAAGTCTCTCGACTACCAAGATTGAAGACTCCATCTGTAAACCCATCGATAATGttagaagaaataaaagtaaGTCTTTAATTTAGTgtgaaatttaatataaaaatattgaaatacatcGAAAGTATGGTAAGAACATTCATTGTGAGAACAgttccataaaaatattagatatttattttagtatttctaACTCTGTAAGTCAAAGGTGAACC is from Diorhabda carinulata isolate Delta chromosome 1, icDioCari1.1, whole genome shotgun sequence and encodes:
- the LOC130903408 gene encoding protein jagunal → MASKGLYYTPPGTDGSEHEHRQRVASRYQTSALNKSRLKWCIFFHYILFFVMLAKLSADILDKLDIFILEIEELDIPKPLRWEYLWCISLLLSFMALEAIKKNKISLIRNYMIGLVLFGFLPLVYAFSYYLPDVLVYVLHEEEYEIEEIHMWRGYPYGMLWYAFILLATQVHIFSMFFSWNLFKAWKRKVDRTD
- the LOC130903404 gene encoding katanin p60 ATPase-containing subunit A-like 1; its protein translation is MAVSIKEISDNVRLAREMTMLGNYESSEVYYEGCLQMISKLILVISDSLRKTKWQQVQKQVSSEYEHVKILKTMLQTLRLETSVEVPTGVRKRDEPNLADITNSDAFSQNDPDIWPPPTPVDHSNGPKSRIAVAKRSDAKKYPASRAGSSTAKKLEINRHSKSIKKEERPTSSRSERIGDNKPEKDHKDSENNEKNEPTDEKKFECHGMERELADTLERDIVQKNPNIHWDDIADLHEAKRLLEEAVVWPMWMPDFFKGIRRPWKGVLMVGPPGTGKTMLAKAVATECGTTFFNVSSSTLTSKYRGESEKMVRLLFEMARFYAPSTIFIDEIDSLCSRRGSESEHEASRRVKSELLVQMDGITANNEEPGKVVMVLAATNFPWDIDEALRRRLEKRIYIPLPTMEGREALLKINLREVKLDPDINLTTIAKRLDGFSGADITNVCRDASMMSMRRKICGLRPDQIKQLPKEELDLPVTMRDFEEALDKNNKSVSKEDLDKYERWMNEFGSS